Proteins encoded by one window of Dryocola sp. LX212:
- the rlmF gene encoding 23S rRNA (adenine(1618)-N(6))-methyltransferase RlmF, which translates to MKTPATKPGLHPRNRHRERYDFAALQQSSPALTAFVKTGPHGEPTVDFADPLAVKALNQALLAHFYGVQGWDIPDGFLCPPVPGRADYIHHLADLLAEGNGGNVPTQATILDVGVGANCIYPLIGQHEYGWRFTGSEIDADALRSATMIIDANPGLTRMIRLRRQKMKDAIFPGIIHKNETFDATLCNPPFHDSEAAARSGSERKRRNLGQDEKGALNFGGHEHELWCEGGEVAFVSQMINESKAFAKQVMWFTSLVSRGENLPALYRVMQEAGVEKVVKKEMAQGQKQSRFIAWSFMNDAQRARWAATRFK; encoded by the coding sequence ATGAAAACCCCTGCCACCAAACCGGGCCTGCACCCGCGTAACCGCCACCGTGAACGCTATGATTTTGCTGCCCTGCAGCAGAGCAGCCCGGCGTTAACGGCATTCGTGAAAACTGGCCCGCACGGTGAGCCAACGGTTGATTTCGCCGATCCGCTGGCGGTAAAAGCTCTGAACCAGGCGCTGTTGGCGCATTTTTATGGCGTCCAGGGCTGGGATATTCCGGATGGTTTTCTCTGCCCGCCGGTGCCGGGGCGCGCGGACTACATTCACCATCTGGCGGATTTATTGGCCGAAGGCAACGGCGGCAATGTGCCAACGCAGGCCACGATTCTGGACGTGGGCGTCGGAGCAAACTGCATATATCCGCTCATCGGCCAGCATGAATATGGCTGGCGCTTTACCGGTTCCGAAATCGATGCCGACGCGCTGCGCAGCGCAACGATGATTATAGATGCGAACCCGGGCTTAACGCGCATGATCCGTCTGCGCCGCCAGAAAATGAAGGATGCGATTTTCCCGGGCATCATCCATAAAAATGAAACCTTCGACGCCACGCTGTGCAACCCGCCGTTCCATGATTCAGAGGCCGCCGCCCGCAGCGGCAGCGAGCGTAAACGTCGTAATCTGGGCCAGGACGAGAAGGGCGCGCTGAACTTTGGCGGCCACGAACATGAGCTGTGGTGCGAAGGCGGAGAAGTGGCGTTCGTTAGCCAGATGATCAACGAGAGCAAAGCGTTTGCGAAGCAGGTGATGTGGTTCACTTCGCTGGTTTCCCGCGGCGAAAACCTGCCTGCGCTGTACCGCGTCATGCAGGAGGCTGGCGTGGAGAAAGTGGTGAAGAAAGAGATGGCCCAGGGTCAGAAGCAGAGCCGTTTCATCGCCTGGTCCTTTATGAACGATGCCCAACGCGCACGCTGGGCCGCCACGCGCTTTAAATAG
- a CDS encoding JmjC domain-containing protein, producing the protein MAYQLTFDWQEFMEKYWQKQPVVLKNAIPNFIDPITPDELAGLAMEPEVDSRLVSHTADGQWHASNGPFEDFDGLGETGWSLLAQAVNHWHEPSAELVRPFRVLPDWRLDDLMISFSVPGGGVGPHIDQYDVFIIQGMGSRRWRVGDKLPMRQFCPHPALLHVDPFTPIIDEDLEPGDILYIPPGFPHDGFTHETALNYSVGFRGPNGRDLVSSFADYALENDLGGEHYSDPDLTLREHPGKVEEYELDRLRGMMIEMLNQPEDFRQWFGGFATTPRHELDIAPAEPAYEQSEILDALMQGDSLTRLSGLRVLNVGERFFVNSEPLNTKNAKAADVLCRYTTLGKSELGKALQDEEFIEVLTGLVNQGYWYFED; encoded by the coding sequence ATGGCTTATCAACTGACCTTTGACTGGCAAGAATTCATGGAAAAATACTGGCAGAAGCAGCCGGTGGTCCTGAAAAATGCTATCCCGAATTTTATCGACCCGATTACGCCGGACGAACTGGCAGGGCTTGCGATGGAGCCAGAAGTGGACAGTCGCCTGGTCAGCCATACCGCAGACGGTCAGTGGCACGCCAGCAACGGTCCGTTCGAGGATTTTGACGGCCTGGGTGAAACCGGCTGGTCCCTGCTGGCGCAGGCCGTGAACCACTGGCATGAACCTTCCGCCGAGCTGGTTCGCCCGTTTCGCGTGCTGCCGGACTGGCGTCTCGACGATCTGATGATCTCGTTTTCCGTGCCGGGCGGCGGCGTTGGCCCGCACATCGATCAGTACGATGTCTTTATCATTCAGGGCATGGGCAGCCGCCGCTGGCGCGTAGGGGACAAGCTGCCGATGCGTCAGTTCTGCCCGCATCCTGCCCTGCTGCACGTCGATCCGTTTACGCCAATCATCGATGAGGATCTCGAGCCTGGCGATATTCTCTATATCCCACCGGGTTTCCCACACGATGGCTTCACGCACGAAACCGCTCTCAACTATTCAGTTGGTTTCCGTGGGCCGAACGGCCGCGATCTGGTGAGCAGCTTTGCGGACTACGCGCTGGAAAACGATCTGGGCGGCGAGCACTACAGCGACCCGGATCTGACCCTGCGCGAGCATCCCGGTAAGGTTGAAGAGTACGAGCTGGATCGCTTGCGCGGTATGATGATCGAGATGCTCAACCAGCCGGAAGACTTCCGACAGTGGTTTGGGGGCTTTGCCACAACGCCGCGTCACGAGCTGGACATTGCCCCGGCAGAGCCTGCCTATGAGCAAAGTGAAATTCTGGATGCCCTGATGCAGGGAGATTCCCTGACACGCCTGAGCGGCCTGCGCGTGCTCAACGTCGGCGAGCGTTTCTTCGTGAACAGCGAACCGCTGAATACAAAAAATGCCAAAGCCGCGGATGTTCTGTGCCGCTACACCACGTTAGGGAAAAGTGAGCTGGGCAAGGCGTTGCAGGACGAAGAGTTTATTGAGGTGCTGACCGGGCTGGTGAACCAGGGCTACTGGTACTTCGAAGATTAA
- a CDS encoding flavin reductase family protein, with translation MSAKRYYYEPANGHGLPHDPLNAIVGPRPIGWIASCNDQGQRNLAPYSFFNCFNYRPPIIGFASSGWKDSVQNIHDTKEFVWNLTTRELAEQMNETSAMLPRGEDEFARAGLTPVPGRKVKASLVAESPVNFECRLTQCIQLTSADGVEIDTWLVLGEVVAVHIEETLLVDGIYQTALAKPVLRAGGPSTYYTIEESHRFDLIRPDAR, from the coding sequence ATGTCCGCGAAAAGATATTACTACGAGCCTGCAAACGGGCATGGTCTGCCGCACGATCCGCTGAATGCGATTGTCGGCCCACGGCCAATTGGCTGGATCGCCTCCTGCAACGATCAGGGCCAGCGCAACCTTGCCCCCTACAGTTTCTTTAACTGTTTTAACTACCGCCCGCCAATAATCGGTTTTGCCAGCAGCGGCTGGAAAGACAGCGTGCAGAACATCCACGATACCAAAGAGTTCGTCTGGAACCTCACCACCCGTGAGTTGGCAGAACAAATGAATGAAACTTCCGCAATGCTGCCTCGCGGTGAGGATGAGTTTGCACGGGCGGGCTTAACGCCGGTGCCGGGCCGTAAAGTAAAGGCGAGCCTGGTGGCGGAAAGCCCGGTCAACTTCGAATGCCGCCTTACCCAGTGCATTCAGCTGACCTCCGCCGACGGCGTGGAGATCGATACCTGGCTGGTGCTAGGGGAAGTGGTGGCCGTTCATATTGAAGAAACGTTGCTCGTTGACGGCATATATCAGACCGCACTGGCGAAGCCGGTCCTGCGGGCCGGAGGTCCCTCTACCTATTACACCATCGAAGAATCTCACCGTTTCGACCTTATCCGCCCGGATGCACGATAA
- a CDS encoding ABC transporter permease, with translation MPKIHNRVLLLLVILLVAAGAALPFINYAANRLVSGEPMALRQLPGHAFLLLLIPTIILATLTLLPTRKLPLVLTLLVGEAMFIGALLVMGKTATHFAEEGSSLARTSPGSGLWLSLALCLLLCADAINRLTPKVFWRLLLNLQIWIVPVALLLSGYFADLSLLKEYANRQDVFDDALTRHLALLLGTLVPALLIGVPLGVLCYQRPEWQPSVFSVLNVIQTVPSVALFGLLIAPLAGLVKSFPWLAAIGVSGIGVTPALIALVLYALLPLVRGVVAGLHHVPRNVIESAEGMGMSRRQIFWRAEVPLAMPVLLRSLRVVCVQTIGMAVIAALIGAGGFGAIIFQGLLSSALDLVLLGVIPVIALAVLLDALFKLLISLLEARQP, from the coding sequence TTGCCGAAAATCCATAATCGCGTCCTCCTGCTGCTGGTGATTTTGCTGGTGGCGGCGGGCGCTGCTTTACCCTTTATCAACTATGCTGCAAACCGTTTGGTTTCAGGGGAGCCTATGGCCCTGCGCCAGCTTCCCGGGCATGCATTTCTCCTGCTGCTGATCCCCACGATTATTCTGGCTACACTCACTTTGCTGCCCACGCGCAAACTCCCGCTCGTACTGACGCTACTCGTTGGCGAAGCGATGTTCATCGGCGCGCTTTTAGTCATGGGCAAAACCGCGACGCACTTTGCGGAAGAGGGGAGTAGCCTGGCACGAACGTCGCCGGGCAGTGGCCTGTGGCTGTCGCTGGCCCTCTGCCTGTTGCTCTGCGCGGATGCCATTAACCGGCTCACGCCGAAAGTGTTCTGGCGGCTGCTGCTGAATCTGCAAATCTGGATTGTCCCCGTTGCCCTGCTGCTGAGCGGCTACTTTGCCGATCTCTCCTTGTTAAAAGAGTATGCCAACAGGCAGGACGTTTTTGATGATGCGCTGACCCGCCACCTTGCCCTGCTTCTGGGGACGCTGGTTCCCGCGCTGCTGATTGGCGTCCCGCTGGGCGTGCTGTGCTATCAGCGCCCTGAATGGCAGCCGTCCGTCTTCTCGGTGCTGAACGTTATCCAGACTGTGCCATCGGTGGCGCTTTTCGGCCTGCTGATTGCGCCGCTTGCCGGGTTGGTAAAAAGCTTTCCCTGGCTTGCGGCTATCGGCGTAAGCGGCATTGGCGTAACGCCTGCGCTGATCGCGCTGGTGCTATACGCGCTGCTGCCGCTGGTGCGCGGCGTGGTGGCGGGGCTGCATCATGTTCCGCGTAACGTCATTGAGAGCGCCGAAGGCATGGGCATGTCCAGGCGACAAATCTTCTGGCGTGCGGAAGTGCCGCTGGCGATGCCGGTTTTGCTGCGCAGCCTGCGAGTCGTGTGCGTGCAGACCATCGGCATGGCGGTTATCGCGGCGCTGATAGGCGCGGGCGGCTTCGGGGCGATCATCTTCCAGGGGCTGCTCAGCAGTGCGCTGGATCTTGTGCTGCTCGGCGTCATTCCGGTGATAGCGCTCGCTGTGCTGCTGGACGCGCTGTTTAAACTTTTAATTTCATTGCTGGAGGCAAGACAGCCATGA
- a CDS encoding ABC transporter permease produces the protein MRLVRDPLLWLIALFIGLLYAMPHTAGLFSWLFPELARPMYQQESFSALALAHLILVGISSVVAIVIGMGLGIAVTRPWGLEFRSLVETITAAGQTFPPVAVLAIAVPVMGFGQQPAIIALVLYGLLPIVQGTLAGIGAVPETTREVAFGAGMSRWQVLRKVELPLAAPVILAGIRTSVIINIGTATIASTVGANTLGSPIIIGLSGFNTAYVIQGAILVALTAIVTDRLFERLQGYITRYAK, from the coding sequence ATGCGTCTGGTTCGTGATCCGTTGCTGTGGCTGATCGCCCTGTTCATCGGGCTGCTTTATGCGATGCCGCATACTGCCGGGCTGTTCAGCTGGCTGTTTCCCGAGCTGGCGAGGCCGATGTATCAGCAGGAGAGCTTCAGCGCGCTGGCGCTGGCGCACCTGATACTGGTAGGCATTTCCAGCGTGGTGGCGATTGTGATTGGCATGGGGCTGGGGATTGCGGTGACGCGCCCGTGGGGCCTGGAGTTTCGCTCGCTGGTAGAGACAATTACCGCTGCCGGGCAGACGTTTCCGCCGGTAGCGGTGCTGGCGATTGCCGTGCCGGTGATGGGGTTTGGACAGCAGCCCGCGATTATTGCGCTGGTGCTTTACGGCCTGTTGCCTATTGTGCAGGGTACGCTTGCGGGAATTGGTGCGGTACCGGAAACCACGCGGGAAGTTGCTTTTGGCGCGGGCATGAGCCGCTGGCAGGTGTTGCGTAAGGTTGAGTTACCGCTGGCCGCGCCGGTAATTCTGGCGGGGATTCGTACTTCGGTCATTATTAATATCGGTACGGCAACCATTGCCTCAACGGTGGGGGCCAACACCCTCGGCTCGCCGATTATCATCGGACTTAGCGGCTTTAACACCGCTTACGTGATTCAGGGGGCCATCCTGGTGGCGCTGACGGCGATCGTTACCGACCGCCTCTTTGAACGCCTGCAGGGCTACATTACCCGTTATGCAAAATAA
- the ybiB gene encoding DNA-binding protein YbiB, translating to MDYRKIIKEVGRGKNHARDLDFDTARGLYSHMLKGEVPELELGGVLIALRIKGEGEAEMLGFYEAMKQHLLTLSPPVNKPMPIVIPSYNGARKQANLTPLLAILLNRLGYPVVVHGVSHDPTRILTETIFKLIGIEPTLHAGQAQAKLEAHRPLYIPISALCPPMEDQLAMRWRMGVRNSAHTLAKLATPFEESAALRLASVSHPEYVTKVAKFFGDIGGRGLLMHGTEGEVYANPQRCPQITLIDDKGTRVVVERQAEVVENVVLPDSKDPDVTARWIERCAAGVEPVPGALKIQMACCLVATGDALTYEEGMARVEQAFPA from the coding sequence ATGGACTATCGCAAAATAATCAAAGAGGTAGGGCGCGGTAAGAATCACGCCAGGGATCTGGATTTCGACACGGCACGCGGGCTGTACAGCCATATGCTGAAAGGCGAGGTGCCGGAGCTGGAGCTGGGCGGGGTGCTGATTGCCCTGCGCATTAAAGGCGAAGGCGAGGCGGAGATGCTCGGTTTCTACGAGGCGATGAAGCAGCATCTTCTCACGCTAAGCCCGCCGGTGAACAAGCCGATGCCGATCGTGATCCCCTCCTACAACGGCGCGCGAAAGCAGGCGAACCTGACGCCGCTGCTGGCGATATTGCTCAACCGGCTGGGCTACCCGGTGGTGGTGCATGGCGTCAGCCACGATCCCACCCGCATCCTCACCGAAACGATTTTCAAGCTGATCGGCATTGAGCCAACCCTCCATGCGGGCCAGGCCCAGGCGAAACTGGAAGCCCACCGTCCGCTTTATATACCAATTAGCGCGCTCTGCCCGCCGATGGAAGATCAGCTGGCGATGCGCTGGCGTATGGGCGTGCGAAACAGCGCGCATACGCTTGCCAAGCTTGCCACGCCGTTTGAAGAATCAGCCGCGCTGCGTCTGGCGAGTGTGTCCCACCCGGAATATGTGACCAAAGTGGCGAAATTCTTCGGCGATATCGGCGGACGCGGTCTGCTGATGCACGGCACGGAGGGAGAGGTTTATGCCAATCCGCAGCGCTGCCCGCAAATCACGCTGATTGACGATAAGGGAACGCGGGTGGTCGTGGAGCGGCAGGCAGAGGTAGTTGAAAATGTCGTTCTGCCAGATTCTAAAGATCCTGACGTTACCGCACGATGGATAGAACGCTGCGCGGCGGGCGTTGAGCCTGTTCCCGGGGCGTTAAAAATTCAGATGGCCTGTTGTCTTGTGGCAACGGGCGATGCCCTGACGTACGAAGAGGGGATGGCGCGGGTAGAACAAGCGTTCCCGGCCTGA
- the mcbA gene encoding DUF1471 family periplasmic protein McbA gives MKKLLYFSAVVTLAALPYASMAAQELMSDQTGQLREAGTVSANNARNLDDLEDKLAAKAKEQGATGYVINSAGGDNHMYGTATIYK, from the coding sequence ATGAAAAAGCTGCTGTATTTTTCTGCTGTAGTCACCCTTGCAGCACTACCCTATGCCAGCATGGCTGCCCAGGAATTGATGAGTGACCAGACCGGCCAGCTGCGTGAAGCGGGCACCGTATCTGCCAACAATGCCCGCAACCTGGATGACCTGGAAGACAAACTGGCCGCCAAAGCTAAAGAGCAGGGCGCAACGGGCTATGTGATTAACTCCGCCGGCGGCGATAACCATATGTACGGCACCGCCACCATTTATAAATAA
- a CDS encoding MerR family transcriptional regulator, with the protein MALYTIGEVAALCDINPVTLRAWQRRYGLLKPQRTDGGHRLFDEADIDRIREIKRWIENGVQVSKVKALLCGEELDLETGWRERQETLLHYLQCGNPNRLRAWMADVGRDYPAETLVMQLYTPLRRRLQCQQVTLSTLLSLLDGALINYIALCLASARKHSGKDALLIGWNIQDTTRLWMAAWMAIQQGWRVDVLAQPLTSVRPELFPQQTILVWCGDSPSHQQLAQLEQWRCEGLPVFPLNGSGRDPTRIIQDI; encoded by the coding sequence ATGGCGCTTTATACCATTGGTGAAGTGGCCGCGCTTTGCGATATCAATCCCGTGACGTTACGCGCCTGGCAAAGGCGCTACGGACTTCTGAAACCACAGCGCACCGACGGTGGGCATCGGCTGTTCGACGAAGCCGACATCGACCGCATTCGTGAGATCAAACGCTGGATAGAAAACGGCGTCCAGGTCAGCAAGGTTAAAGCGCTGCTCTGCGGCGAAGAGCTGGATCTGGAAACCGGCTGGCGAGAGCGCCAGGAGACGCTGCTGCACTATTTGCAGTGCGGGAACCCTAACCGGCTGCGGGCCTGGATGGCCGACGTCGGACGTGACTACCCCGCCGAAACCCTCGTCATGCAGCTTTATACCCCGCTTCGCCGCCGCCTGCAGTGCCAGCAGGTCACCCTCAGCACGCTCCTGAGCCTGCTCGATGGCGCGCTGATTAACTATATTGCGCTTTGCCTGGCCTCCGCCCGCAAACACAGCGGGAAAGATGCGCTGCTGATCGGCTGGAATATACAGGACACGACACGCCTGTGGATGGCGGCATGGATGGCGATTCAGCAGGGCTGGCGCGTTGACGTGCTGGCGCAGCCGCTGACAAGCGTGCGGCCGGAACTCTTTCCCCAGCAGACTATTCTGGTGTGGTGCGGCGACTCGCCCAGCCATCAGCAACTCGCGCAGCTGGAACAGTGGCGCTGCGAAGGGCTGCCTGTTTTCCCGCTAAACGGCAGCGGCCGTGACCCCACCCGCATCATTCAGGACATTTAA
- the dinG gene encoding ATP-dependent DNA helicase DinG, with translation MALSPAQKAQIAAWYKALQQQIPDFIPRAPQRQMIAEVAKTLAGDEGRHLAIEAPTGVGKTLSYLIPGIAIARGEQKTLVVSTANVALQDQIYSKDLPLLRKIIPDLKFTAAFGRGRYVCPRNLAALATDNLAQGDLLAFLDDEMAPASKDEQQRCAKLKVELDGYKWDGIRDHNAQAIDDDLWRRMSTDKASCLGRNCHWYKECPFFVARREIDDAEVVVANHALVMAAMESDAVLPEAKNLLLVLDEGHHLPDVARDALEMSAEITPGYSRLQLDLFGKLVEGIMAQLRPKSPPPLTSPERLTNHCDEVHELLSSFCSIVKLWMPGEYESEHRFEMGVLPEEIMVICQRLAKLTEGLRGLAEALVNDLSEKTGTHDVVRVHRALLQMNRALGYFESQSKLWRLSAMEQASGAPVSKWVTQDVREGQPHLYFHCVGIRVSDQLEKLVWRNVPHVIITSATLRSLNKFERLQEMSGLREKAGDRFIALDSPFNHVEQGKIIIPQLSVEPTMENEPQHLAEMAAFFRAELAKGEHKGMLVLFASNRAMQLFLSHVTDLRLTLLVQGDQPRYKLVELHRKRVEDGGTSVLVGLQSFAEGLDLKGDLLSQVHIHKIAFPPVDSPVVVTEGEWLKSLKRYPFEVQSLPAASFNLIQQVGRLIRSHACYGEVVIYDRRLLTKNYGQRLLGALPVFPISQPPAPAAKALASEPKKTVRRKRVRK, from the coding sequence ATGGCCCTTTCCCCGGCGCAAAAAGCGCAAATCGCCGCCTGGTATAAGGCGCTCCAGCAGCAGATACCGGACTTTATTCCCCGCGCGCCGCAACGGCAGATGATTGCCGAAGTGGCAAAAACCCTGGCGGGGGACGAAGGGCGGCACCTGGCGATCGAGGCCCCCACCGGCGTGGGGAAAACCCTCTCCTATCTGATCCCCGGCATCGCTATCGCCCGGGGCGAACAAAAAACGCTGGTGGTCAGCACCGCCAACGTCGCGCTTCAGGATCAAATCTACAGCAAAGACCTGCCGCTGCTGCGCAAAATTATCCCCGATCTGAAATTTACCGCCGCCTTCGGTCGCGGGCGCTACGTCTGTCCCCGCAACCTTGCCGCATTGGCAACGGATAACCTCGCGCAGGGGGATCTGCTTGCATTTCTGGATGACGAAATGGCCCCGGCCAGCAAAGACGAGCAGCAGCGCTGCGCAAAGCTTAAGGTTGAACTGGACGGCTATAAGTGGGACGGCATCCGCGACCACAATGCCCAGGCGATAGACGACGATCTCTGGCGGCGCATGAGCACCGATAAAGCCAGCTGCCTGGGGCGTAACTGCCACTGGTATAAAGAGTGTCCGTTCTTCGTGGCGCGCCGCGAAATCGACGATGCGGAGGTGGTCGTCGCCAACCACGCGCTGGTGATGGCGGCCATGGAAAGCGATGCGGTGCTGCCAGAAGCCAAAAACCTGCTGCTGGTGCTCGACGAAGGCCATCACCTGCCAGACGTGGCGCGCGATGCGCTGGAGATGAGCGCGGAAATTACCCCTGGCTACAGCCGCCTTCAGCTCGACCTGTTCGGGAAACTGGTTGAAGGGATCATGGCGCAGCTCCGCCCGAAAAGCCCGCCGCCGCTCACCTCGCCGGAACGCCTCACCAACCACTGCGACGAAGTTCACGAACTGCTCAGCTCGTTTTGCAGCATTGTAAAGCTGTGGATGCCGGGTGAGTACGAGAGCGAACACCGCTTTGAGATGGGCGTTTTGCCCGAAGAGATCATGGTTATCTGCCAGCGTCTGGCAAAATTGACCGAAGGGCTGCGCGGTCTGGCGGAAGCGCTGGTTAATGATTTAAGCGAAAAGACCGGTACCCATGACGTGGTGCGCGTGCATCGTGCTTTACTGCAGATGAACCGCGCGCTGGGCTATTTCGAATCCCAGAGCAAACTGTGGCGGCTGTCGGCCATGGAGCAGGCCTCAGGCGCGCCGGTCTCCAAATGGGTAACCCAGGACGTCCGCGAAGGCCAGCCGCACCTCTACTTCCACTGCGTAGGGATCCGCGTCAGCGATCAGCTTGAAAAGCTTGTCTGGCGCAACGTGCCACACGTGATTATTACCTCCGCTACGCTGCGCTCGCTGAATAAGTTTGAACGCCTGCAGGAGATGAGCGGCCTGCGCGAAAAAGCGGGGGACAGGTTTATTGCCCTGGACTCGCCGTTTAACCACGTTGAGCAGGGGAAAATCATCATTCCCCAGCTGAGCGTTGAACCTACTATGGAAAACGAACCGCAACATCTTGCTGAAATGGCGGCGTTTTTCCGTGCCGAGCTGGCAAAAGGCGAACATAAAGGGATGCTGGTGCTCTTTGCCAGCAACCGCGCCATGCAGCTGTTCCTCTCTCACGTAACGGATCTGCGTTTGACCCTGCTGGTTCAGGGTGACCAGCCTCGTTATAAGCTGGTCGAACTGCACCGAAAACGGGTTGAGGACGGCGGCACCAGCGTGCTGGTCGGGCTGCAATCTTTCGCGGAAGGGTTAGATTTAAAAGGCGACCTGCTAAGCCAGGTGCATATTCATAAAATTGCCTTCCCGCCGGTGGACAGCCCGGTGGTGGTGACCGAAGGCGAATGGCTGAAAAGCCTGAAGCGCTATCCGTTTGAAGTACAGAGCCTGCCTGCCGCATCATTTAACCTGATCCAGCAGGTCGGGCGTTTAATTCGCAGCCACGCCTGCTATGGTGAAGTGGTGATTTACGATCGCCGCCTGCTGACGAAAAACTATGGTCAGCGGCTGCTGGGCGCGCTGCCGGTGTTTCCGATAAGCCAGCCGCCAGCACCGGCGGCAAAAGCGCTCGCGTCAGAGCCGAAGAAAACCGTGCGGCGAAAGCGGGTGAGAAAATAA
- the ybiJ gene encoding DUF1471 family protein YbiJ, producing the protein MKTIKYAVAAIALSTLSFGAFAAQSVSASEAQNLNKVGVVSAQGATTLDGLEAQLASKAEQAGAKAYSITSANTNGKMSGTAVIYN; encoded by the coding sequence ATGAAAACCATCAAATATGCTGTAGCCGCTATCGCCCTTTCTACTCTCTCTTTCGGTGCTTTTGCCGCACAATCCGTCAGCGCAAGCGAAGCTCAGAACCTGAATAAAGTCGGCGTGGTTTCTGCCCAGGGCGCAACCACGCTGGACGGTCTGGAAGCGCAGCTGGCTTCTAAAGCAGAACAGGCGGGTGCAAAAGCGTACTCCATCACTTCTGCTAACACTAACGGCAAAATGAGCGGTACCGCTGTTATCTACAACTAA
- a CDS encoding ABC transporter ATP-binding protein — MIEFDHVSKYFQGEAAVKDLSLNIQEGQFTVLIGTSGSGKSTTLKMINRLVEHDEGCIRFAGEEIRNFDTQALRRRMGYAIQSIGLFPHWTVAQNIATVPQLLKWPKAKINARVDELLELLELEACQFRDRYPHQLSGGQQQRVGVARALAADPEVLLMDEPFGALDPVTRAALQQEIIRIHNLLGRTIVLVTHDIEEALRLADKIVLMDAGQVVQQGAPIELLTNPVNDFARDFFGRSELGLRLLSLRQVANSVRADEHMVGEAIPAELSLREALSLFVDRQCERLPVVDAGGAHCGVLHFSDLVRGDHASGS, encoded by the coding sequence ATGATCGAATTTGACCATGTCAGTAAATACTTCCAGGGGGAAGCGGCGGTTAAAGATCTGTCGCTGAACATCCAGGAAGGGCAGTTCACGGTGCTGATTGGCACCTCCGGCTCAGGTAAATCCACCACGCTGAAGATGATAAACCGGCTGGTGGAGCACGACGAGGGATGCATTCGCTTTGCCGGGGAAGAGATCCGCAATTTTGATACTCAAGCGTTGCGTCGCCGTATGGGCTATGCGATTCAGTCTATCGGCCTGTTTCCCCACTGGACGGTGGCGCAGAACATCGCCACCGTGCCGCAGCTTCTGAAATGGCCGAAGGCGAAAATCAACGCCCGCGTTGACGAGCTGCTGGAGCTGCTGGAGCTGGAGGCCTGCCAGTTCCGGGATCGCTATCCGCATCAGCTTTCCGGTGGGCAGCAGCAGAGAGTTGGTGTGGCGAGGGCGCTGGCCGCCGACCCGGAAGTGCTGCTGATGGATGAGCCCTTTGGCGCGCTGGATCCGGTGACGCGTGCGGCGCTCCAGCAGGAGATTATCCGCATCCATAATCTGCTCGGGCGCACCATCGTGCTGGTGACCCATGACATTGAAGAGGCGCTGCGCCTGGCGGATAAAATAGTGCTGATGGACGCGGGCCAGGTGGTGCAGCAGGGCGCGCCGATAGAGCTGCTGACTAACCCGGTGAATGATTTCGCCCGCGACTTCTTCGGCCGCAGCGAGCTTGGCTTACGCCTGCTGTCGCTGCGCCAGGTGGCAAACAGCGTGCGGGCCGACGAACATATGGTCGGCGAGGCGATTCCGGCGGAGCTGAGCCTGCGCGAAGCGCTGTCTTTATTTGTGGACAGGCAGTGTGAGCGGCTGCCGGTAGTCGATGCAGGGGGCGCGCACTGCGGGGTGCTCCATTTCAGCGATCTGGTGCGAGGTGACCATGCGTCTGGTTCGTGA